A stretch of DNA from Streptomyces gobiensis:
GTCGACAGGGACGGTGTGGCCGGCTGCGCCGTGCTCTCCCTGCGCCCCACGCCATCGGGCGGGTACGGCCCGTCCACCCCGCCCATCGCAGCAACGACACAACAGTGAGGACCAGTCATATGCCCCTCTTGACCGAGCTTGACAAGGAAGAGCTGCGCGCCGTGGTCGCCGACGCGCTTGATGTCCCGGTGGAGGAGGTGACCGACACCGCCAGCTTCGTCGACGACCTTGGGGTCGACTCGCTGCTGACGCTCGAGGTGATGGTGTCGATCGAGCAGACCTACGGCGTCAAGCTGGAGGAGGGCGAGCTACAGACCATGACCACGTTCGAGCACGCCTGGAAGCTGATGCAGAGCAAGCAGCGGGACGCCTGATGGGGGGCGAGCACGCGGCCCGCTCCCTGGCCGGCGAGGTCACGATGGTCCGGGCAGGGACACCGGACGAAGCCCCGCCGCATGCTGAGGCGACGATCGGCATCAGCGCGGATGAGCCCGTATTCGACGGGCACTACCCAGGCTTTCCGATTCTGCCCGGCGTGTGCCTCATCGAGTGCGTACACCGGGCCGCGCTGGGCGCGTTTCCCGCCTTCCTCGACGAGAAGGCCCGGCCACGCCTGGCCGCCGTCGAGTCGGCGCGGTTTCTCGACCCCGTCTACCCGGGCGAGCTGGTCGCCATGGAGCTGAGCTGGAAGGCGGTACGGGACGACTGGCAGTGCCGTGCCGTGGTCCGCAATCCGCGTGGAGACAGCGCCCGGGTCCGGCTGCGGTACACCGTGGCGGACGCCTGATGCTCGGCATACCGGAGATCGAAGG
This window harbors:
- a CDS encoding acyl carrier protein; amino-acid sequence: MPLLTELDKEELRAVVADALDVPVEEVTDTASFVDDLGVDSLLTLEVMVSIEQTYGVKLEEGELQTMTTFEHAWKLMQSKQRDA
- a CDS encoding 3-hydroxyacyl-ACP dehydratase FabZ family protein, with amino-acid sequence MGGEHAARSLAGEVTMVRAGTPDEAPPHAEATIGISADEPVFDGHYPGFPILPGVCLIECVHRAALGAFPAFLDEKARPRLAAVESARFLDPVYPGELVAMELSWKAVRDDWQCRAVVRNPRGDSARVRLRYTVADA